The genomic stretch TGCAGTGCGGCGTCGGCCCGGCGCTCGAGGACGGCTTCTACTACGACTTCGTCGTGCCGCGTCCGTTCGTCCCCGAGGACCTCGAGGCGATCGAGAAGAAAATGAAGGAGCTGGCGGCGCAGGACCTGCCCTACGACCACCAGTTCTGGCCGAAGCAGGACGCGATCGACTTCTTCCGCGGGCGCGGCGAGCCGCTCAAGGTGCAGCTGATCGAGGAGAAGACGGCCGGCCAGTCCGAGGTCTCTGTCTACACCATCAAGGACAGGGACACCTTCGTCGACTTCTGCCTCGGCCCGCACGTGCCGTCCTCGAATCGCCTGAAGGCGTTCAAGCTGCTGAGCACGTCGAACGCCTACTGGAAGGGGGACGCGAAGGGCACGCCGATGCAGCGCGTCTACGGTACGGCGTTCTTCAGCGACAAGGATCTGCAGGCGCACCTGCAGCGCATCGAGGAAGCGAAGAAGCGCGATCACCGCAAGGTCGGCAAGGAGCTCGGTCTCTTCACGTTCCACCCGTGGGCGCCCGGCGCGGCGTTCTGGCTCGGCAAGGGGACGACGGTCTACAACACCCTCGCCAACTACATGCGCGGTGTGCTCTTTCCGGCCGGCTACCAGGAAGTGAAGGCGCCGATCATCTTCAACAAGGCGCTGTGGGAGACCTCGGGTCACTGGGAGCACTACCGCGAGAACATGTTCCTCGTGAAGTCGTCCGACGACGAGGAAATGGGCCTCAAGGCGATGAACTGCCCGGGCCACTTCCTGATCTTCGCCAGCGAGAAGCGCAGCTACAAGGATTTGCCGCTCCGCTTCCACGAGCAGACGCCGCTGCACCGCAACGAAGCGTCCGGCGTGCTCGCCGGGCTGACGCGCGTCCGGCAGTTCTCGCAGGACGATGCGCACTGCTTCGTGATGGAGTCGCAGATCGCCGAGGAAGTCGAGCGGCTGCTCCGCCTGGTGCAGCGGGTCTACGGGGATTTCGGGCTGCCCTACTCGGTGAAGCTGTCGACGCGCCCCGAGAAGTTCCTCGGCGAGGTGGAGACCTGGGATCACGCCGAAGCGTCGCTCAAGCAGGCGCTCGAAGCGGCGAACCAGCCGTACACGATCAACGCCGGCGATGGCGCGTTCTACGGCCCGAAGCTCGATTTCGACGTCACCGACGCGATCGGCCGTCAGTGGCAGTGCGCGACGATCCAGCTCGATTACCAGATGCCGCAGCGCTTCGACCTGAAGTACGTCGGCGCCGACAACACCGAGCACCGTCCAGTCGTCATCCACCGCGCGATCTTCGGCAGCTTCGAACGGTTCATCGCGATCCTGATCGAGCACTACGCGGGAGCGTTCCCGTTGTGGCTGGCGCCGGTGCAGGCGGTGGTCCTGCCGATCGCCGACCGTCACGCGGCGTACGCGGCCGGCGTGCAGGCGGCGCTGGCGGCGGTCGGGCTGAGGGTGGAGCTCGACGCGCGCCAGGAGAAGATCAACTATAAGATTCGCGAAGCCCAGCTTCAGAAGATCCCTTATATGCTGGTGGTCGGGGACAAAGAAGCGGCGGACGGCACGGTGGCGGTGCGGCGGCGGAGCGGCGGGGATCAGGGCACGCGCGCGGTTGACGAGTTCATCCGCGAGGCCCTGGCCGAAATCGCGGCCAAGCAGGAACCGGACGCGGTCCTGGCGGCGGCACGCTCATGAGGAGGCTTTATCGCATTTGATCGCAGTCCGCGGCGCGACGATCGCACGCGGGTCAACGAACGCATCCGGGTTCGCGAAGTCCGCGTCATCGACGAGGACGGCTCGCAGCTCGGGATCATGCCACCGCCGCAGGCGCTGGCCATCGCGCGGCAGAAGGGGCTCGACCTCGTGGAGATCGCGGCAACCGCGGTCCCGCCGGTCTGCCGCATCATGGACTTCGGGCGCTATCAGTATCAGGAACAGAAGCGCGCGCGGTCGGCGAAGAAGCACCAGAAGATCATCGAGGTCAAGGAAATCAAGTTCCGCCCGAAAGTCGACGAGCACGACTACCAGTTCAAGAAGAAGCACATCGAGCGCTTCCTCGAGGACGGCGACAAGGTGAAGGCGACGATCTTCTTCCGCGGACGCGAGATGGCGCACCCCGAGATCGGACGCCGCATTCTGGAGCGGCTGATCGGCGAGCTCGCCGACGTGGCGGTGGCCGAGACCACGCCGCGCCAGGAAGGCAACCAGATGCACACGATCCTGTCGCAGAAGGCGGGCGCCAAGAGGCCGAAGACCACGAAGGACGGCGAAGGAACGAAGGAGCGCGAAGGAACGAAGGAACATGCCTAAACTGAAGAGCCACCGGGGCGCGGCCAAGCGCTTCAAGAAGACCGCGAGCGGCAAGTTCAAGCGCGGCAACGCATTCAAGGCGCACATCCTGACCAGCAAGGATCGCAGCCGCAAGCGCAAGCTGAAGGGGACGACGATGGTGTCTCCGCAGGACACGGCGAAGCTGCGCCGGATGCTGCCCTACTAGAGTCTGGAAGGTAGAAGGAAAGATGCCTCGAGTCAAACGTGGAAATGTCCGTCGCGCGAAGCGCAAGAAGCTGCTCGCCCGCGCCAAAGGGTTTTACCAGACCAAGAGCAAGCTCTATCGCTCGGCGAAGGAATCGGTCGACACCGCACTCAAGTACGCGTTCGTCGGCCGGCGCAACAAGAAGCGCGATTTCCGCCGCCTGTGGGTGATGCGGATCAACGCGGCCGCGCGTGAGCACGGCCTGACCTACGGCCAGTTCATCGCCGGCCTCAAGGCGGCTGGCAACGTACTGGATCGCAAGAGCCTCGCCGAGCTTGCCGTGTCGTCGCCGGCCTCGTTCGCCAAGCTGGCCAAGACGGCGGCGAGCGCCAAGCCGATCGTCGCGAAGCGCCCGGCGCGCGGCGCCGACAAGCCGGCGCGACCGGCCAAGGCGAAGGCCGAAGCCGGCGCGTAGCGGCGGGTCAACGGATCGCAGGAGGCCAGGAGATCAGGCGGCCGGGAGAAATCCTGGTCCCGTGATCGTCTGGCCTTTTGTCGTAGAGACGGTGTTCACCACATGACCGACGACTACAGCCGGCTGCTCGAGTCGCATCGAAGCCAGTTCGACAGCGACGCGGCCGCCGCATCGAATGACGTCGACGTGCGCGGCGTACGCGACAAGTACCTGTCTCGCAAGAACGGGCTCATCGGCGCGTTGATGAAGGCCGTGGCGGGCGCGCCCGCCGAGAAGCGGCCGGCGCTCGGTCGCGCCGCGAACGAACTGAAACAGTACGCCGAGACCGTGATCGAGCAGAAGCTTGCCGCGGCCGGCGACGCGGCGCGTCTCCGCGCCGCGCGCGCCGACACGCTCGACGTGACACTGCCGGGCCGCGCGCCGCTCGTCGGCCGGCGGCACCCGCTCACGGTCATGCGCGATCGCGTCGAGGCCATCTTCCTGCGCATGGGATTTCTCGTCGTCGAGGGACCCGAGCTCGAAGACGACTACCACAACTTCGAAGCGCTCAACATGCCGGCCGAACACCCGGCGCGCGACATGCAGGACACGCTCTACCTCGCGGCGCCGGTGGCGTCCGTGTCGGGCGCGCCCGCTACGCTGCTGCGGACGCATACCTCCGGCATGCAGATCCGCTATATGGAGACGCACCAGCCGCCCGTGCGCCTGATCGCGCCTGGGCGCGTCTACCGCCGTGACGGGCTCGACCTGACGCACTCCCCCATGTTCACGCAGGTCGAGGGGCTGGTGGTCGGCGAAGCCGTCACCCTGGCGGATCTCAAGGGGACGCTCGTCACCTTCGCCCACGAGCTGTTCGGCGCCGATCGCGGCACCCGCTTCCGTCCGAGCTTCTTCCCGTACACCGAGCCGAGCGGCGAGCTCGACATCAGCTGCGCCGCGTGCGGCGGGACCGGCCGCGTCGGGCCGAGGCGCGGCGAGGCTGCCGGCGAACGCGGCTGCGGCATGTGCAAGGGGACCGGTTGGATCGAAGTCCTCGGCAGCGGCATGGTGCACCCGGCGGTCTTCGAGGCCGTCGGCTACGACGCCGAGAGGTACACGGGCTTTGCCTTCGGTGTCGGCATCGAGCGGCTGGCGCTCCTCAAGTGGGGCATCGAGGACATCCGCCTGTTCTACGAAAACGACCTGCGATTCCTGGAGCAGTTCCCCCTGTGAAGCTTCCCTACGCGTGGCTCACCGAGCTGGTCAAGGTGCGCGCGGACGTCGACGCGGTGGCGTCGGCGCTGGCGGCGCGCGGATTCGAGGTCGCGGCGGTCGACGCCGGCGTGATCGATTTCGAGATCACGGCGAATCGGCCCGACTGTCTCAGCATCCTCGGGCTGGCGCGGGAAGCCTCGGCGGCGTTTGGCGTCCCCCTGCAAATGCCGGACGCGACACTGCCGCCGGCCGGCCAGCCGCAGCCGATCGACGTCGTCATCGAGGATCCGGAACTCTGTCCCCGCTACTGCGCGCAGGTGTTCGAGGTCCGATCGACCGGGCACACCCCCGACTGGATGCGGCAGCGACTCGAGGCATGCGGGGTGCGCAGCACCAGCCCGATCGTCGACACCACCAACTACGTGATGCTCGAAACGGGGCAGCCGACGCATGCGTTCGACTATGCGAGGCTTGCCGGACGCACGCTGCGCATCCGGCGCGCCGCGCCGGGTGAACGGATCACGACGCTGGACGGCGTCGCGCGGGTCCTCGACACCGAGATGCTGGTCATCGCCGATGGCGAACGGCCACAGGCAGTGGCGGGAGTGATGGGGGGGGCGCACTCCGAGATCGCCGCCGGCACGCGGCTCATGGTGCTGGAGAGCGCTTGTTTCAAGCCAGCCGCGGTTCGCCGCACCAGCAAGCGGCTCGGCCTGAAAACCGAAGCGTCGACGCGTTTCGAGCGCGGCGCCGACGTCAACGCGGCGGCGGCGGCGATCGGGCGCATCGCGGCGCTGCTGCAGCAGATCGGCGCGGCGCAGCCGCTTGGCCCGACCGTCGATCGCTATCCCGCGCCACGGACGCCCCTGGTCCTGACCCTGCGCGCATCGCGCATCGAGCGTCTGCTCGGGGTTCCGGTGGCGGAGGCTGAGGTCCCGCGGCGTCTCGAGCCGCTGGGTTTTTCGGTGTCCCAGGCGGAGCTCCCCACCTCCACCGCGCCTGTTCCGACCGTCTGGTCCGTCACCGTCCCGACCTTCCGCGTGGACGTGCTGCGCGAGGTCGACCTCATCGAGGAGATCGCGCGGGACGACGGTTACCGGGGCCTGCCGGCGACCTTTCCCGCACCAGACGCGCTGCAGCCGGCTCCGGATGGGCGCGCGGCGCGGGATCAGCGCCTGCGTCACGTGCTCACCGCGTGCGGTTTTTCCGAAGCGATGACCTTCGCCTTCATCGAGGCTGAAGCGGCGGCGCCGTTCGCGGAGGACGCCGCGTCACTCGTCAGAGTGGCCAACCCCCTGTCCGAAAAGTTCGCGGTGCTGCGGCCCTCCCTGCTGGCCGGACTGGTCGACGCGGCCGCGCACAATCGGCGCCGGCAGCACGCCGATGTGCGGTTGTTCGAAGTCGGCACGCGCTTCAAGGCGTCCGGGGAGGCGCGCACCGTCGCCGGCGTCTGGACAGGCGCGGCACAGCCGCCACACTGGTCGGGCGGTGCGCGCAGCGTGGACTTCTTCGACGTCAAAGGGGTCGTCGAGGCGATCGCGCGCGCCTTCCACGCGCCGGTCGCCTGCGCGCCGGCCGATATTCCCTACCTCGTCCCGGGCCGGTCCGCGGTCATCAGTCTTGACGGCCAACCCGGCATCATCGGCGTCGTTGGCCAGATCGCCCCCGCGATCGCCGAGGCCCGAGGCTGTCCGAACGGCGAGCCGGTCTGGGCTTTCGAGCTCGACGCGGGGCCGCTCGGATCGGCTGACACGGCCGAAGCGCTGCGCGCCGAGCCGCTGCCACGGTTCCCGTCGATCGTCCGAGACCTGTCGATCCTCGTCGATAGCACCTTGCCTGCCAGCACGGTTCGTGGCACGATCCGCTCGTCGGCTCCTCCGACGCTCGTGCAGGCGATCGAGTTCGATCGGTATACGGGCAAGGGGGTGCCGGAGGATCGCGTCAGCCTGTCGCTGCGTCTGATGTTCCGATCGCCGGAACGGACGCTGACCGACGCCGAGGCCGACGCCGCGATGGATTCGATCGTGCGCGCGCTTGCGGCCGCGCACGGGGCAGTCAGGCGCTGACCGACGCGCGGTCGTGGCGCCGAGGGCGAGCCCCCGGAAAGGACGCGAATGGTAAAGGCAGCGGTTGCGGCAGCCCCCGTGGATGTCGAGGCCATCGACCGGCTGGAGCAGAAGCTGAAACAGCTCGTGACTGTGCTCGACCAGACGCGCGCAGAGAGCACTCGCGCCAACGGCGAGCTGGCCAAGGCGCGGGGGGAACAGGCGCGCGCGAGCGAAGAGATGACCCGGACGCGCGCCGAACAGGTGCGGGCCGCCGAAGAGAACACGCGGCTGCGGGCCGAGCTCGACGCCGCCAGGGGCCGCCTCGCGGAAGCGGAAGGCACCGGGACCGAGCTTGCTGCTCTTCGGACCGAGCGCGACCACGTTCGCGGCCGGGTCGATGAGATGCTCAAGCAGCTCGAGAGCCTCAACCTCTAACCCACCGACATGGAATCCCGCGTCGTCAGCATCGAGATCAACGGCATCCGGTATCCGATCCGCAGTCATCTCGATGCCGCCTACATCGCGGATCTCGCCGCGTATGTCGAGCAGAAGATGGTGCTTGCGGCGAAGGAGTCGCCGGCCGGCGACACGCTGAAGATTGCGGTCCTCGCCGCGCTCAATATCGCCGACGAGTGCTTCCGCGCCCGTGAGGAGGGCACCGCCCAGCGGACGGGCATCAACGAGCGCGCGCAAGAACTGGAGCGGATGCTGGACCTGGCGCTCGCGGGCAGCGAACCGCTTGCCCGGGCAGCCGGTTCACACTAAGATCCTCCTGAGGAGTTCGAGTTCCCTGCTTTGCGCGTGATGGTTCATGGAGGCTCGCTTTGAGCCAATGCTCCATCTAAGCGAATCGCGGCGCCGCGCCGTGTGCATGCCTCTGCAAGAGGAAGCCTGACGCGCGGTGACGAACGGCGGTTCCACCTGGTTTTGCCAGGTTCAAACGACCTCCCCACACGGCAAAGCGGGGCCTTTTCCCGGCGGCGTGCCGCGCCGTTTAGCAGATAGATAGAAGGTCCGATGAGCCCGATGAGCCTCCCCGTCGTGCTCCTGGCGCTCGGAGCAGCGTGCGATTTGCTCGCGCTGGGCGCCGCGATCTGGTGGGTGGCGAGCCGCAAGCGCATCGCCAGCGACACCGTCGGCCGCGCGCAGGATGAAGCGCAGCAGATCCGCCGCGCCGCCGAGCGCGACGCCGAGTCCCTCAAAAAAGAAGCGCAGCTCGAAGCGCGCGAGAAATCACACGGCGTCGTCGCCGCCGCCGAACAGCAGGCGCGCGCTCGTCAGCTGGAAATCGCCGGCCTCGACCAGGCGCTCGCCGAGCGCACCCGCGCCCTCACCGAGCGCCTCGCCGACGCTGAGCGGACCGAGCGTGAGCTGCGCGCCCGCGACACCCGGCTCATCGACCTGCAGCACCGCGCCGACACGGCGGCCGCGCGCGCCGACCAGCTCGTCGCCGACCGGCAGCGCGAGCTGCAGCGCGTGGCGGGGATGACCGGCGAGGAGGCGCGCGAGTTCCTGCTCAAGCAGATCGAAGCCGACGCCCGCCGCGATGCCGCCAACCTGGTCAAGCGCCTCGAGGCCGAGGCCCGCGAAACCGCCGGCCAGCGCGCGCAGCAGATCATCGCCGACGCGATCCAGCGGAGCGCCGCCGACCACGCCATCGAGACCACCGTCTCGGTCGTCGACCTGCCGAGCGACGATATGAAGGGGAGGATCATCGGCCGCGAAGGGCGCAACATCCGCGCGCTCGAGCAGGCGACGGGCGTCGAGCTCATCGTCGACGACACCCCCGGAGCGATCATCCTGTCGTCGTTCGATCCCTTCCGGCGCGAGGTCGCGCGCCAGGCCATCGCGCGGCTGATCGCCGATGGCCGGATCCACCCGGCGCGCATCGAGGAGGTCGTCGAAAAGGTCAAGGCCGAGATGGAGGACTCCGTCCGCCGCGAGGGAGAAGCCGCCGCCTTCGAGCTCGGCCTCTATGACCTGCACCCGGAAGTGCTCCGGCTGATGGGCCGGCTGAAGTTCCGCACGAGTTACGGCCAGAACGTGCTCAACCACTCGCGCGAGGTGGCGTTCCTGGCCGGCATCATGGCGAAAGAGCTCGGGCTGAACGGCCACGTCGCGGCGCGTGCCGCCTTCCTGCACGACATCGGCAAGGCGATCGATCGCGATCTGCAGGGAACCCATCTCGAGCTCGGCCTCGACTTCCTTCGCAAGCACGGCGAGAGCGAGCCGGTGCTGCTGGCGGTGGCGGCCCACCACATGGACATCGACTGGCCCTCGCTCGAAGCGATGATCGTCCAGGCCGCCGACGCGATCTCGGCCGCGCGGCCCGGCGCGCGGCGCGACATCCTCGAGTCGTATGTGAAGCGGCTCGAAAAACTCGAGAGCATCGCCGACTCGTTCCACGGCGTCTCGAAGGCCTTCGCGCTCCAGGCCGGGCGGGAGATTCGCATCGTCGTCGAGAGCGATCAGATCAGCGACGAAGAGACCGTCTGGCTCTCCAGGGACATCGCCAAGCGGATCGAGAACGAACTCGAGTATCCAGGCCAGATCAAGGTCACCGTCATCCGTGAAACACGGGCCGTCGAATACGCGCGATAGTCTCGGCGAGCGCGAGCTGATCGCCGCGATTCGTGCGCGAACGCCGACGGCGGCGTGGCTCACGATCGGCATCGGCGACGACGCGGCGGTCGCAGAGCCGGCGCGCGGCGCGCTCGAGATCCTCACCACCGACGCGCTCGTCGAGTCCGTGCATTTCGATCGGCGCCTCAGCTCGCCTGCCGACATCGGCTGGAAAGCCCTCGCGGTGAACCTCTCTGACGTGGCGGCGATGGGCGGCACGCCGCGGCTGGCGCTGCTCTCGCTCGGCGTGCCCGAACACATGGACGGCCGAGAGGTGAACGAGCTGGTCGACGGCTTCCTCGAGCTGGCCTCTCAGAACGGGGTCGTCCTGGCGGGCGGCAACGTGACGCGATCGCCCGGTCCCCTCTTCGTCGACGTCACCGTCACCGGCTTCGCCCGCCGCCGCAACGTGCTCACCCGCAGCGGCGGACGCTCCGGCGACGACGTCTACGTCTCTGGCACGATCGGAGCGGCCGCGGCCGGACTTTCGTGGTGGAAGGAGTCGGGGGACGCGAAGGAGCTCGCCGGATTCCAGGAGTGTATCGAGCGACATCGACGGCCGCAGCCGCGCACCAGGCTCGGCGCGCTGCTCGGTCGCAACCGCGCGGCGAGCGCCTGCATGGATCTCAGCGACGGGCTGGCCGACGCCGTCCGCCAGGTCGCCGAGGCGTCTGGCACCGGTGCCCGGATCGACGCCTCGCTGCTGCCGATCGATCCGGCGGTCCGCGAGTGGTTTTCGCGCCGCGGCCTCGATGCCGCGGCCGCCGCAGCGGCGGGCGGCGACGACTACGAACTGCTCTTCACGGTGCCGCGCCGTCGCCGCGGCCGCCTGGCGACCGTCGTCAGGCAGGCGCGGGGCGTGTCTGTCACGCGTATCGGCGCACTCACGGCCGAACCCGGCGTGTTCCTGGTTCGCGGCGAGGCATCGGAACCGCTGCCCGCCGGTTTCGTGCATTTCTAGACCATGCAGCTGCTGTCCCCACGGATGCGTCATTGGCTCGACCAGATGCTGCA from Vicinamibacterales bacterium encodes the following:
- the thrS gene encoding threonine--tRNA ligase — its product is MPDGSVRHVGAGSTPADVAASISPRLAKAAIAAIVDGTPVDLTRPLAGDARLEILTDRGPDALHVYRHSTAHLLAAAVTNLFPGVQCGVGPALEDGFYYDFVVPRPFVPEDLEAIEKKMKELAAQDLPYDHQFWPKQDAIDFFRGRGEPLKVQLIEEKTAGQSEVSVYTIKDRDTFVDFCLGPHVPSSNRLKAFKLLSTSNAYWKGDAKGTPMQRVYGTAFFSDKDLQAHLQRIEEAKKRDHRKVGKELGLFTFHPWAPGAAFWLGKGTTVYNTLANYMRGVLFPAGYQEVKAPIIFNKALWETSGHWEHYRENMFLVKSSDDEEMGLKAMNCPGHFLIFASEKRSYKDLPLRFHEQTPLHRNEASGVLAGLTRVRQFSQDDAHCFVMESQIAEEVERLLRLVQRVYGDFGLPYSVKLSTRPEKFLGEVETWDHAEASLKQALEAANQPYTINAGDGAFYGPKLDFDVTDAIGRQWQCATIQLDYQMPQRFDLKYVGADNTEHRPVVIHRAIFGSFERFIAILIEHYAGAFPLWLAPVQAVVLPIADRHAAYAAGVQAALAAVGLRVELDARQEKINYKIREAQLQKIPYMLVVGDKEAADGTVAVRRRSGGDQGTRAVDEFIREALAEIAAKQEPDAVLAAARS
- the infC gene encoding translation initiation factor IF-3, with translation MAFDRSPRRDDRTRVNERIRVREVRVIDEDGSQLGIMPPPQALAIARQKGLDLVEIAATAVPPVCRIMDFGRYQYQEQKRARSAKKHQKIIEVKEIKFRPKVDEHDYQFKKKHIERFLEDGDKVKATIFFRGREMAHPEIGRRILERLIGELADVAVAETTPRQEGNQMHTILSQKAGAKRPKTTKDGEGTKEREGTKEHA
- the rpmI gene encoding 50S ribosomal protein L35, whose translation is MPKLKSHRGAAKRFKKTASGKFKRGNAFKAHILTSKDRSRKRKLKGTTMVSPQDTAKLRRMLPY
- the rplT gene encoding 50S ribosomal protein L20; translated protein: MPRVKRGNVRRAKRKKLLARAKGFYQTKSKLYRSAKESVDTALKYAFVGRRNKKRDFRRLWVMRINAAAREHGLTYGQFIAGLKAAGNVLDRKSLAELAVSSPASFAKLAKTAASAKPIVAKRPARGADKPARPAKAKAEAGA
- the pheS gene encoding phenylalanine--tRNA ligase subunit alpha, translated to MTDDYSRLLESHRSQFDSDAAAASNDVDVRGVRDKYLSRKNGLIGALMKAVAGAPAEKRPALGRAANELKQYAETVIEQKLAAAGDAARLRAARADTLDVTLPGRAPLVGRRHPLTVMRDRVEAIFLRMGFLVVEGPELEDDYHNFEALNMPAEHPARDMQDTLYLAAPVASVSGAPATLLRTHTSGMQIRYMETHQPPVRLIAPGRVYRRDGLDLTHSPMFTQVEGLVVGEAVTLADLKGTLVTFAHELFGADRGTRFRPSFFPYTEPSGELDISCAACGGTGRVGPRRGEAAGERGCGMCKGTGWIEVLGSGMVHPAVFEAVGYDAERYTGFAFGVGIERLALLKWGIEDIRLFYENDLRFLEQFPL
- the pheT gene encoding phenylalanine--tRNA ligase subunit beta — protein: MKLPYAWLTELVKVRADVDAVASALAARGFEVAAVDAGVIDFEITANRPDCLSILGLAREASAAFGVPLQMPDATLPPAGQPQPIDVVIEDPELCPRYCAQVFEVRSTGHTPDWMRQRLEACGVRSTSPIVDTTNYVMLETGQPTHAFDYARLAGRTLRIRRAAPGERITTLDGVARVLDTEMLVIADGERPQAVAGVMGGAHSEIAAGTRLMVLESACFKPAAVRRTSKRLGLKTEASTRFERGADVNAAAAAIGRIAALLQQIGAAQPLGPTVDRYPAPRTPLVLTLRASRIERLLGVPVAEAEVPRRLEPLGFSVSQAELPTSTAPVPTVWSVTVPTFRVDVLREVDLIEEIARDDGYRGLPATFPAPDALQPAPDGRAARDQRLRHVLTACGFSEAMTFAFIEAEAAAPFAEDAASLVRVANPLSEKFAVLRPSLLAGLVDAAAHNRRRQHADVRLFEVGTRFKASGEARTVAGVWTGAAQPPHWSGGARSVDFFDVKGVVEAIARAFHAPVACAPADIPYLVPGRSAVISLDGQPGIIGVVGQIAPAIAEARGCPNGEPVWAFELDAGPLGSADTAEALRAEPLPRFPSIVRDLSILVDSTLPASTVRGTIRSSAPPTLVQAIEFDRYTGKGVPEDRVSLSLRLMFRSPERTLTDAEADAAMDSIVRALAAAHGAVRR
- a CDS encoding cell division protein ZapA; protein product: MESRVVSIEINGIRYPIRSHLDAAYIADLAAYVEQKMVLAAKESPAGDTLKIAVLAALNIADECFRAREEGTAQRTGINERAQELERMLDLALAGSEPLARAAGSH
- the rny gene encoding ribonuclease Y, translating into MSLPVVLLALGAACDLLALGAAIWWVASRKRIASDTVGRAQDEAQQIRRAAERDAESLKKEAQLEAREKSHGVVAAAEQQARARQLEIAGLDQALAERTRALTERLADAERTERELRARDTRLIDLQHRADTAAARADQLVADRQRELQRVAGMTGEEAREFLLKQIEADARRDAANLVKRLEAEARETAGQRAQQIIADAIQRSAADHAIETTVSVVDLPSDDMKGRIIGREGRNIRALEQATGVELIVDDTPGAIILSSFDPFRREVARQAIARLIADGRIHPARIEEVVEKVKAEMEDSVRREGEAAAFELGLYDLHPEVLRLMGRLKFRTSYGQNVLNHSREVAFLAGIMAKELGLNGHVAARAAFLHDIGKAIDRDLQGTHLELGLDFLRKHGESEPVLLAVAAHHMDIDWPSLEAMIVQAADAISAARPGARRDILESYVKRLEKLESIADSFHGVSKAFALQAGREIRIVVESDQISDEETVWLSRDIAKRIENELEYPGQIKVTVIRETRAVEYAR
- the thiL gene encoding thiamine-phosphate kinase, which codes for MKHGPSNTRDSLGERELIAAIRARTPTAAWLTIGIGDDAAVAEPARGALEILTTDALVESVHFDRRLSSPADIGWKALAVNLSDVAAMGGTPRLALLSLGVPEHMDGREVNELVDGFLELASQNGVVLAGGNVTRSPGPLFVDVTVTGFARRRNVLTRSGGRSGDDVYVSGTIGAAAAGLSWWKESGDAKELAGFQECIERHRRPQPRTRLGALLGRNRAASACMDLSDGLADAVRQVAEASGTGARIDASLLPIDPAVREWFSRRGLDAAAAAAAGGDDYELLFTVPRRRRGRLATVVRQARGVSVTRIGALTAEPGVFLVRGEASEPLPAGFVHF